The Verrucomicrobiota bacterium genome window below encodes:
- a CDS encoding TolC family protein, with product MKRCLLGKWMGLAMLGGAALKVWAAEGSATNTNLVTIDALVVEALQNNPELTFYQAEVAAAKAGLKTAGQWANPEIAASAGQKTLRGPGFSAEGMAWSASVAQPFEWPGRIGLRKAIANRDVELAELGFERFKAALASRMRILAYTLFAVQKKAVAAREVADRFRALREVLVQRDPAGLTPLLEFRIIEAGELISQRAATQAALTTQTALLELNQLRGRALGLPLSVAQTNLSFRAVEAAETLLTLARTNNFELRLRAAELAQQGFRVALARNERFPALSIGPSYSVEKAGDRERIIGVGISLPFPLWNRNQGNIQAAQARQAQAETSYLVVQREIERKVLEATLTYETKRREIAGWRPDAVQHFKDAAELADRHYRLGAVPISTYVELQKQYLEAVESLLDTKKEALESAAQLELLVGSPLSLVMATAKEEKP from the coding sequence ATGAAACGATGCCTTTTGGGGAAATGGATGGGCCTGGCTATGCTCGGCGGCGCGGCTCTCAAGGTTTGGGCTGCCGAAGGCTCCGCAACCAACACCAACCTTGTGACGATCGACGCGCTGGTCGTGGAGGCGTTGCAAAACAATCCCGAACTCACATTCTACCAAGCCGAAGTCGCGGCCGCCAAAGCCGGACTCAAGACGGCCGGGCAGTGGGCGAATCCCGAAATCGCCGCATCGGCCGGGCAAAAAACTTTGCGCGGCCCCGGCTTCAGCGCGGAAGGCATGGCGTGGTCGGCGTCCGTGGCTCAGCCCTTCGAGTGGCCCGGACGCATCGGGCTGCGCAAAGCCATCGCCAACCGTGACGTTGAGCTGGCGGAACTTGGCTTCGAACGGTTTAAGGCCGCGTTGGCCTCCCGAATGCGCATTTTGGCCTACACGCTCTTCGCCGTACAGAAAAAGGCCGTGGCGGCTCGCGAAGTTGCAGACCGTTTCAGAGCGTTGCGCGAAGTGCTGGTGCAGCGCGACCCCGCGGGACTGACGCCGCTCCTGGAATTCCGCATCATTGAGGCTGGCGAGTTGATCTCCCAACGTGCCGCCACTCAGGCGGCACTCACCACGCAAACCGCGCTCCTGGAATTGAACCAACTGCGGGGTCGGGCGCTGGGCCTGCCGCTGTCCGTGGCGCAGACGAACCTCTCCTTCCGCGCGGTCGAAGCGGCCGAGACCCTGCTGACTCTCGCGCGCACAAACAACTTCGAGTTGCGTTTGCGCGCCGCGGAACTGGCGCAACAGGGTTTCCGCGTGGCGCTGGCCAGAAACGAGCGTTTTCCCGCGTTGAGCATCGGCCCGTCTTATTCGGTGGAAAAGGCGGGCGACCGCGAGCGGATTATCGGCGTGGGGATTTCCTTGCCGTTCCCACTCTGGAATCGCAACCAGGGCAACATCCAGGCGGCTCAAGCGCGTCAGGCCCAGGCGGAGACTTCCTACCTGGTTGTGCAACGCGAAATCGAACGCAAGGTGCTCGAAGCCACGCTGACCTACGAGACCAAACGGCGCGAAATCGCTGGCTGGCGGCCCGATGCCGTGCAGCATTTCAAAGATGCGGCGGAGCTCGCCGACCGCCATTACCGGCTCGGCGCCGTGCCGATTTCCACCTATGTCGAGTTGCAGAAGCAATACCTGGAAGCCGTCGAAAGCTTGCTCGACACCAAGAAAGAGGCGCTGGAATCGGCGGCGCAACTGGAGCTGCTCGTCGGCTCTCCGCTCTCACTGGTGATGGCGACCGCAAAGGAGGAGAAACCGTGA
- a CDS encoding DUF58 domain-containing protein: MAIRNLELRARVVVEGFLNGMHRSPYHGFSVEFTEYRQYSPGDDPRYLDWRLYARSDRYYIKKFEDETNLRCHLLVDNSRSMSYSSLPYSKTIYANTLAATLAYFLYLQGDAVGLLTFDAQVREYLPARNRTGHLRHLMLALEKPPAGTGTDLSAPLKRAAEVLKKRGLLVLITDLLAPIETLEKNLTLLTASGHEVEVFQTLDPAELNFRFEKAVLFHDIESGRDLYVDPAAVRKHYLQKMETHNAAAKAICQKLGIGYSCVPTDRPMELALFDFLRERMHRGKKVKRAERA; encoded by the coding sequence ATGGCCATTCGCAATCTCGAACTGCGCGCGCGTGTGGTCGTGGAAGGTTTTTTGAACGGGATGCACCGCAGCCCGTACCACGGTTTTTCCGTGGAATTCACCGAGTATCGCCAGTACAGCCCCGGCGATGATCCGCGCTACCTCGATTGGCGGCTCTACGCCCGGTCCGACCGCTACTACATCAAGAAGTTCGAGGACGAAACGAACCTGCGCTGCCATCTCCTCGTCGATAACAGCCGGTCCATGAGTTACAGCTCGCTGCCCTATTCCAAAACGATTTACGCGAACACGCTGGCCGCGACGCTGGCCTACTTCCTTTATTTGCAGGGCGACGCCGTCGGACTCCTGACCTTCGACGCCCAGGTCCGCGAGTATTTGCCGGCGCGCAATCGCACCGGCCATCTCCGGCATCTCATGCTGGCGCTGGAAAAACCGCCGGCCGGAACGGGCACCGATCTGAGCGCGCCTTTGAAGCGCGCGGCGGAGGTCTTGAAAAAGCGCGGCTTGCTGGTCTTGATCACGGACCTTCTGGCGCCGATTGAAACGCTGGAAAAAAACCTGACTTTGCTCACGGCCAGCGGGCACGAGGTGGAGGTGTTTCAGACGCTGGATCCGGCCGAGCTGAACTTTCGCTTCGAGAAGGCCGTGCTTTTCCACGACATTGAGTCGGGGCGGGATCTGTATGTGGACCCGGCGGCGGTCCGGAAACACTACCTGCAAAAGATGGAGACGCACAACGCGGCCGCGAAAGCGATCTGCCAGAAACTCGGCATCGGCTATTCCTGCGTCCCGACCGACCGGCCCATGGAACTGGCGCTGTTTGATTTTCTGCGCGAGCGCATGCACCGCGGCAAAAAAGTCAAACGCGCGGAACGGGCGTGA